The nucleotide sequence GACGATGAGGGCGAAATCGATGTTGGCGGCGATGACCTGCACTTCGGAGGAATGCCCCACAGCCTTGCGCTTGATGACCGACTGCCGGGGCAGGAGGTTGTGGATGGTGGCCATATCGGGTTCGAAGACGGCCAGTGCCACCCAGTCGCCCACGGCGGGGAAGTCCTCCCGGCTTTGTGCCGTAAAGCGCATATTGCCAGAGAGTTCAGCTTCGAAGGCTCCGCGGGTGGTGGCCACCACATAGCGATCGCGGTGTTCGGCCATCACGCGTCCTGCCTCCAGTCCGCGTGGTTCAAATTCATTCATTGCTGCTGCCCATTGGGCATTGTATCCAAGGTCTTCAAGGTTCATCGTTTAATCCTCCCCTGATGATTTTTCGAATTCAATCAATTCTATAGGAGCGCCATTATGCACCACCATTGCAACGCGGGTCCCTTCGCCGGGTGAATTGGGAGGCGTCAGGATCTCCAGTCCGCGCACCTCCAGTTCATGGTCCAGGTCATCGACCTCAAAGGCCAGGTGGGGCACTTTTTGAATGAGGGGATGGATGGGGCAGTCGGCCTCAAAGCGCATCCACTCCACCCCAAAGGGGCTGGTGTCAAATCCTGAAACAAAAAATTTCAAATGCGGAAGATACCTTTCCCCTTCCTGCAGGGTTTCCACTGGAATGCCCAGGTGGTGGTAGCGCCAGCCCCAAGCCTCGGTGCACAGGGGCGGATCAGCGTCTTTTCTTCTATAATCCATTTCTTCTGGAGGTTTTTGGTTTTCCTAATACCTGCCGTCAACTGGAAACAAGCCTGAAGACTCCCTTTCAAAGGGATATTTTTGAAATCATTGCTGAAAGCTTTTACCCTAAAAAGACAATCGGATAGCTTTCACTGAGCGCAGGAACCTTTCCAGGTTTATTTCACCCTGTTGAAGCGCAGGGTTTTGAGCATCCATGTGGGCAGGGGTTTACCCATTTTTCGTTTGTCCAGGTTGATGTACCAGCCCAGCTTTTTCACGACAGGGATCTTATGGGTCTCCACCAGCTCGATCAGGGTTCCGTCGGGGTCTTCAATATAGGCAAAGTGTCCTGCAGCCTCACCCATATCGAAGCTCTGGCTGAGTTTTTCCTGGCTGTTGACGGTGAAAGGGTTGCCGCTGGCCTTGCAATAATCCCTGAGGGCATCGAAGCCCTGTACGTCGAAGCAGAGCTGGATGAATCCCGGGTCGCCCCAGAACCGACCTTCGTAAATTTTACGGGGTGTTGACTCCAGGGCCTGCACCAGTTCAATGGCTGCCGGGCCGAACATCTTGCTGAAAGGCCCTTTAAACGGCTTGCTATGGCTGAGCAACACGCGGCGAAACTGCTGCTGGCCGCCCTGCAGTCCAGCCAGATCTTCAAAGGTACCCGTCATGTCGTACACCACCTGATCGAAGCCCAGGATGCCCGAATAGAACTGAATGGCCTTATCGGCATCGCTGACACCGGTAACGATGCCATGAACGCCGCCGCTGTCCTTGCCTTCGTCATAGAACTTCTTGCTGCCCTTCACAAACTGAAATACGTTTCCCCAGGGGTCGGTAATAAAGAAGGTGGCTTCACCCCCGGGATCTTTCTGCAGGGGTG is from Bacteroides sp. and encodes:
- a CDS encoding ribosome small subunit-dependent GTPase A; translated protein: MNLEDLGYNAQWAAAMNEFEPRGLEAGRVMAEHRDRYVVATTRGAFEAELSGNMRFTAQSREDFPAVGDWVALAVFEPDMATIHNLLPRQSVIKRKAVGHSSEVQVIAANIDFALIV
- a CDS encoding VOC family protein, producing MKNYLICGIQQIGIGVTSLPEAWQWYITHFGMDIRMFEEAAYAEYMLPYTGNQPQKRHAVLAINLQGGGGFEVWQYADRKPVYPSFTPQLGDLGIFACKMKSFDVTATHARLKGQGLEVTPLQKDPGGEATFFITDPWGNVFQFVKGSKKFYDEGKDSGGVHGIVTGVSDADKAIQFYSGILGFDQVVYDMTGTFEDLAGLQGGQQQFRRVLLSHSKPFKGPFSKMFGPAAIELVQALESTPRKIYEGRFWGDPGFIQLCFDVQGFDALRDYCKASGNPFTVNSQEKLSQSFDMGEAAGHFAYIEDPDGTLIELVETHKIPVVKKLGWYINLDKRKMGKPLPTWMLKTLRFNRVK